Within the Mustela lutreola isolate mMusLut2 chromosome 2, mMusLut2.pri, whole genome shotgun sequence genome, the region CACATAGGCTTCCCAACCCAGCAATGTGGGTGTGACCCCAGACACGcccacccccagccaccctcaggcACAGGAACCAGGAGGAAGTTGATATACACAATCAATATTGGGGAGGTTGTGACCCCAGTGAATCCAGAAGGAATCCAGTCACTGAGactgggggaaaggagagaaaacaaacatctAGAATTTAGAGTACTTGCCAAGAAGGCAGATGGGAGAATTCACATTCAAGAATCATCaccagggacacttgggtggctcagttcgttaagcatctgctttaggctcaggtcatgatctcagggtcctaggactgattcccatctcgggctccctgctcagtggggagtctgcttcttcctctgcctctgccccttcccctgctcatgcgttttctctctcaaataagtaagatctttttttttaagtttaattttattttttttcagtgttccaagattcattgtttatgcaccacacccagtgctccatacaatatgtggcctccttaatgcccaccaccaggctcacccatctcttaccccctcccttccaaaacccttagtttgtttctcagagtccacagtctctcatggtttgtctcctgaaagaagatcttaaaaaaaaaaaaaaagaatcatcatcAGTGAAGCataatcattcccattttatagatggaaggCTGAGGTGCCTCTACCCAAAACATCTGCTGCCACAAAAGAAACAACTTCAGGAGCTCTGGGGATAGAGTCTGCTGAGGAAGGTCTTCTTCATGGCAGTCTTCAGCTCCTTGTTCCTGAGACTAAAGATGATAGGACTGAGGAAGGGTGTGAGGACCGTGTAGGTGATGGCCATCAGAGTGTCCCCTTCCAGGGACTGGGGAGCCTTGGGCTTGAGGTAGATGACAGAAGCAAATCCATAGTGCACAACCACCACAGTGAGGTGGGACGCACAGGTGGAGAAGGCCTTGTGCCGGCCCTCTGCAGAGGGGATCTTCAAGATGGCAGCCACGATGAAGGCATAAGagaggaggatgaggagaaaaCAGCCCAGCAGGGCAGTGATGCACAGCAGGCCCACGCCCTGGGCCACTATTGGTACATCAGTTCCACAGGCCAGCTTCACCAGAGGCGGCACGTGGCAGAAGAAATGGTGAATCTCATTGGGTCCACAGAAGGTGAGGTGGAAAATGGCTGTGGTCACCACCATCCCCATGACAGAGCCACCAACCCAGGACCAGGCCACCAGGCAGGCGCAGCTATGGGGGCTCATGAGCACATTGTAGCGCAAGGGGTGGCAGATGGCCACGTAGCGGTCGTAGCCCATGACAGTGAGCAGGAAGGAGTGGGTGAAGCCGAATGTGAAGGAGAAGAACATCTGGCTGGCACAGGCTGCAAAGGCGATGGTGCAGTGGGAGGAGAGCAGGTCGGCCAGCAGGCGCGGGGTGATGGTCAAGGTGTAGAAGATCTCAGAGATGGACAGTGCACACAGGAAGAAGTACATAGGTGTGTGCAGGCTTCGCTCGCTCCAGACAGTGGCCATGATGAGCAGGTTCCCCAGCAGCGTGAACAGGTACATGAGCAGGAACAGCAGGAAGAAGACGGGCAGGACGTGAGGTGGGAAGGTGGAGAAGCCCACGAGGATGAATTCAGACACGGAGCTGTGGTTTAGACCCAGAGTGGCAGCCATCcctgggtggggagagagcgaAGGTGGCCTGGTGGGCAGGAGCTCCGGGTCCAAGCTGAACCCAGTCCTGGAGGACTTcccggggtggggagagggggcctCACCCTGCAGACCATGGCCGGTCCCTCCGCCACCCGATGCTCATGATGACTGTCAGCGCTTCTTGGAGCTGCTTGGGGTTCATGGAAGATTGTGTGCCTCAAGTGCATagtgcagggcctggcacatagtaaaaattcaggaaatgatgacagtagtaatagtaataataataatggctactattttaaaatctcagtggAAGGAGCTCAGGGTCTCTAGTCAACCACACCTGAGTTGAGTCTCTCTTCAGAGCTTGTCAGTGCCTCCAGCCATATTTCTAAGTACGAAtggaaaattaaaggaaaaaaagcaacaattcagtcttctttttttaacaaaagttaTTGTGTGGGGGTCtccaataaaaatgttaatattatttcAACAACATATTTATCAACAGAAATCAAGTGAAGAGTGATAGGTATAACATGTATTTGCTTTATTCAGTCTATGCCTCTGAACATCTTAAGAAAATATGAGCTACAGCCTACACATTGTGATTGTGGGACActataatttccaaaattttacCTTActtatttgcctatttttttttaaatagaaaacgagttttctaaataataaagaggatttgtataaaaaaaatgttcaaattggAACATTCTGGTGCTGGTTGGAATTCCATCTTTGAAAGGTTAATGCAGATCTCGCCATCGCTATCCCCAGTTTGCTGCATCAACTCTGAGCTGTTTGCAAAGCTTAGCAAGCATTACAtggtggctttttttctttttttttagacaaaACTCTACCATGTTatccacatgagtgaaataaaTTTGAGAAGCTGTTTTCAAACAGTGCTTCCAACAACTATATCAACAGCAACAATTGGGTTGGTTCCTTAATTTTTTtgagctttagtttcctcatccctAAAAGGAAGTTGATTATAATAATATCTAGCTGACGAAGTTGTTACAGGGACAAAATAAGTTTATACATATAACGTGCTTATTGTGGGGCATGGAATAGATAA harbors:
- the LOC131825746 gene encoding olfactory receptor 10H1-like codes for the protein MAATLGLNHSSVSEFILVGFSTFPPHVLPVFFLLFLLMYLFTLLGNLLIMATVWSERSLHTPMYFFLCALSISEIFYTLTITPRLLADLLSSHCTIAFAACASQMFFSFTFGFTHSFLLTVMGYDRYVAICHPLRYNVLMSPHSCACLVAWSWVGGSVMGMVVTTAIFHLTFCGPNEIHHFFCHVPPLVKLACGTDVPIVAQGVGLLCITALLGCFLLILLSYAFIVAAILKIPSAEGRHKAFSTCASHLTVVVVHYGFASVIYLKPKAPQSLEGDTLMAITYTVLTPFLSPIIFSLRNKELKTAMKKTFLSRLYPQSS